From a region of the Salvelinus alpinus chromosome 2, SLU_Salpinus.1, whole genome shotgun sequence genome:
- the LOC139568425 gene encoding putative nuclease HARBI1, which produces MSSSPSLATEDSVTSKRSSIGLQMVCNADCVISNVVAKWPGSVHDSRIFRASEIYQCLSQGEFSGVLLGDRGYGCQPFLLTPFTDPQEAQQAYNHAHARTRARVEMTFGLLKARFHCLHKLRVSPVRACDITVACAVLHNVACLRKERAPRVPPAMDWDNPAIFPDDDSGRLLRDQYVLNYFS; this is translated from the exons atgtcttcatctccttccctggccacagaagactctgtgacatcaaagaggagttctataggattgcag atggtctgcaatgctgactgtgtgatcagcaatgttgtggcaaaatggcctggctcagtccatgactccagaatctttcgggcctctgaaatctatcagtgcctatcacaag gtgaattctctggtgtgttgctgggagacagggggtatggctgccagccttttctcctgacacctttcacagacccccaggaagcacagcaggcctacaaccatgcccatgccaggaccagggccagagttgaaatgacctttggcctcctgaaggcacgctttcactgccttcacaaattaagggtcagccctgttagggcatgtgatattactgtggcttgtgctgtcctccacaatgtggcctgcctgaggaaggagagggcccccagagtgccaccagccatggactgggacaatccggcaatcttccctgatgacgacagtggtcggctgctgagggaccaatatgtgttgaattattttagttag